The nucleotide window ATGTTTCTATGAATTTTAAGATATTTGCAATTCGGAGCCGGTTCCTGAGGAGTTATATGATTCCCCGGCACTTGGGTCTCCTCGAGTTGCTCCACCGGCCAAACCTTCTCCAGTACACGAGCCCGAAGATATCGGAGTTGGATCACTGGTCGAAGTTGCGACGGATGTCGACCAACATTACTATGGCGTGGTCAGATGGATAGGGGTCATTGATGGTAAATCTCTTTCATAAATAATGCTTAAAACTTGTAATCAAtttctatttacatatatttataaaaatggtaTAATTCTTGGACACAAAGTAATAATGAGCAGGTTGTTCTAAAAAGTAAGCATAACATGGTCAACATGGATCAATCAGATCGATAACAGATCCTGCCAGGGGAAGAAAAGATCCTTTACAGTTTAGATGGGAATGACGATGAAGGAAAAAGCGTAACCATCTACAAACCCGTTGTAGACCCAGCTCTCAAAAACAATTGTCTCGTCTTTAACTGAAAATGAGTTCGTCGTTCGCTTTGTCCTGGGCATGCCTAGAACCTAGGCTTTATTCTAGTCTGTGATATGTTTTAGACACGGCAACAGCCGGTGTTGAGCTAGAACAGAGCGTATGTGGGCTGGGTGACGGCAGTCGCGGCGGCACACGCCTGTTCTCGTGCGCGGCGGGACGCGCACTGTTCGTGCCGCTGCCGCTGTGTCGCCGCGACGCACGATTCCGCGACACGCCGCCGCCCGGGCGCAGTGATCCGCACGACGCAGACCTCTCCGATCAGGTAACAATATTACGCAGCAGCAAAGGTACTTAAGTCTACCGCCACTGTACTTGTTCCAAACGGATGAACTATCTCTGAAGGTAGGTATGCTGGAAtaacaatatatatataatgtaaCTCAGTCGTAACATATTTAGTCCACTATAGTATTGGGAAAAACTGTAATACTAGTgtgtatgtttaaataaatatttttatttaacttgaaaattattttagttaggAAAGGAAATAATCCCaccaaaaattacaaattatccCACAAAGTTACTAGACGTATGCTAAagccttaataaattatttcagccGGACTGCCCAATAGTAGTAGGTGTGGTGCCGCCACTGAGTTCGCTGGGCGAGCTGGCAGGCAAGAACCGCGGCATACAGGGACACCACAACTCTTGCTATCTCGACGCCACGCTCTTCGCGATGTTCACCTTCACCAGCGTCTTTGATGCGCTCTTATATCGCCCGCCTGAGCCTGAGGTAACTAATTTATAGCAAAACATACTAGGGATATCCCGAAACTCAATGATAACCCGGTATCAGACAAGACGTGGTGCCaaccttcttcttcctcctgccctgttcccgaTATTATTTGGGGTTGGCTCAATATCTCTCCCTCGtccatttttccctgtcactcgtcatactgatattcactcccttcctattcatgtcatctttcaggcaatccatccatcttttcttaggtcttccttccatccatctacattcatacttagtgcacactttgttgcatgcgtatcatccctcttCATTACATGCCCacccataccatgacaacctTCTACATCTCTCTGCCAACCTATAACTATAAAAACAACAAGACTACtatataaatgtatataaatacTATATAGGGTTTaaggttttacaaaaataaatgtttcttacAGGATTCACCGCACTATTCCGAAGTTCAACGAGTACTTCGAGAAGAAATTGTGAATCCACTGAGAAAGCATGGTTATGTGCGTGCTGATCGAGTCATGAAGTTGCGAACTTTGCTTGAAAGACTGTCTGACGTGCCTGGTCTCACCTCAGAAGAAAAGGTAATTAGATATATTATTGTGCCTAAAAACATACTTTTAGGACAaaggaatatttatttagttctttttatattattatttatatttcaggaCCCAGAAGAATTCTTAAACGGTTTAGTAGCGCAACTATTGCGAGCTGAACCATTTCTGAAGTTGTCTTCAGGACAAGAAGCGTATTGTTATCAGTTGTTTGTGGAGAAAGACGAACATGTTTCATTGCCTACTGTACAGCAATTATTGGAACAATCATTTACCACGTCTGGTGTGAAACTTAGTGAGGTGAGACTAAGAAAGATTAATAATGTTGtctgaatataaaattaaaaatttgattTTTGACTTTTATCGACTCTAAAATCTGGTTGATTAAACTCACTAAATAGTGCACCatgtttttattcttaaattttTTTCACACCATACAGGTTCCAGCTGCTTTTATCATTCAAATGCCGCGGTTCGGCAAGCAATATAAATTATACCAAAGAGTATTACCCTCGCCACTACTGGACGTGACTGATTTAATAGATGGCTGTAAgtatgttttacatattttgccaCTAGTAACGTGTTATTTACGGCCATTTTGCTTCATCAAAAGcaaaagttaaagtaaggtcaaattcgttttttcaaggctaaagtgacagcaaaactaatagaaaaattgaatttgactgttaattttactttagacatttctttgacttttattttggttttaacttttgatgaagaaactggctgttagaagtatgattttaaataagctAACGTTAATTTTATCAAGCATGACAATCCCTGACCACGCATGTCTAATGCAACTTAACATTGAACGGACAAATCGAATCCTGCCTCCTCCCCGACTCGGGGTGGTGAATCGTGTACTTAAAAGCAATAGGCGTAATACGCTACATACTCTATTATCGATAGACGCGGTAAATGCTGACACGTGCAGCAATATACGGACTACAGGATGACGCGGGTGACGTGCGCAATGCGTCctttacccgcggtttcacagtcttgtgtatatttttgaaatgttcttGTTTGACTTTTTAAAGAGGCGCAGAGAGCTTCTTATTCCTGCCCTATTCCTAACTCATCTGGGGTCGGCGCAATGTCATACTAAGATCTACTCCTTTCTGATTCATGTCCACTTTCAGGCAAACAATCCATaatttcctcggtctacctctgcctctccatccatTTTCATACTTAGGTATAAGGTAACACACTTTTTGTAACATGCACACCGTCTCATCatatgcccataccacgaccaaatgaccttttattttttctatcacTGGTgctactttaaaaaaagaacaccGTGGTGGGCTTATTCCTGTCTCACCTGAAAGTAGTGATAGTTCTTctatataaaattttctaccTCTGTCCATGCCAGTGCCGCGCCAGTGCACAGTGTGCGGGTCGCTAGCGCGCTGGGAGTGTGccgcgtgcgcgggcgccgcgctggAGGCGGGCGCGCTGTGCGACAACTGCCGCCGCGTCGCGCACGCCACCCGCCCGCACCACAAGGTACCTCTGTGTATGCAGTGCCGCGCCAGTGCACAGTGTGCGGGTCGCTAGCGCGCTGGGAGTGccgcgtgcgcgggcgccgcgctggAGGGGCGCGCTGTGCGACAACTGCCGCCGCGTCGCGCACGCCACCCGCCCGCACCACAAGGTACCTCTGTATGCAGTGCCGCGCCAGTGCACAGTGCGGGTCGCTAGCGCGCTGGAGTGTGccgcgtgcgcgggcgccgcgctggAGGCGGCGCGCTGTGCGACAACTGCCGCGTCGCGCACGCCACCCGCCCGCACCACAAGGTACCTCTGTGTATGCAGTGCCGCGCCAGTGCACAGTGTGCGGGTCGCTAGCGCGCTGGGAGTGTGccgcgtgcgcgggcgccgcgctggAGGCGGGCGCGCTGTGCGACAACTGCCGCCGCGTCGCGCACGCCACCCGCCCGCACCACAAGGTACCTCTGTGTATGCAGTGCCGCGCCAGTGCACAGTGTCGCTAGCGCGCTGGGAGTGccgcgtgcgcgggcgccgcgctggAGGCGGGCGCGCTGTGCGACAACTGCCGCCGCGTCGCGCACGCCACCCGCCCGCACCACAAGGTACCTCTGTATGCAGTGCCGCGCCAGTGCACAGTGTGCGGGTCGCTAGCGCGCTGGGGAGtgcgtgcgcgggcgccgcgctggAGGCGGGCGCGCTGTGCGACAACTGCCGCCGCGTCGCGCACGCCACCCGCCCGCACCACAAGGTACCTCTGTGTATGCAGTGCCGCGCCAGTGCACAGTGTGCGGGTCGCTAGCGCGCTGGGAGTGTGccgcgtgcgcgggcgccgcgctggAGGCGGGCGCTGTGCGACAACTGCCGCCGCGTCGCGCACGCCACCCGCCCGCACACAAGGTACCTCTGTGTATGCAGTGCCGCGCCAGTGCACAGTGTGCGGGTCGCTAGCGCGCTGGGAGTGTccgcgtgcgcgggcgccgcgctggAGGCGGGCGCGCTGTGCGACAACTGCCGCCGCGTCGCGCACGCCACCCGCCCGCACCACAAGGTACCTCTGTGTATGCAGTGCCGCGCCAGTGCAGTGTGCGGTCGCTAGCGCGCTGGAGTGTGccgcgtgcgcgggcgccgcgctggAGGCGGGCGCTGTGCGACAACTGCCGCCGCGTCGCGCACGCCACCCGCCCGCACCACAAGGTACCTCTGTATGCAGTGCCGCGCCAGTGCACAGTGTGCGGGTCGCTAGCGCGCTGAGTGTGccgcgtgcgcgggcgccgcgctggAGGCGGGCGCTGTGCGACAACTGCCGCCGCGTCGCGCACGCCACCCGCCCGCACCACAGGTACCTCTGTATGCAGTGCCGCGCCAGTGCACAGTGTGCGGGTCGCTAGCGCGCTGGAGGTGCCgcgcgcgggcgccgcgctggAGGCGGCGCGCTGTGCGACAACTGCCGCCGCGTCGCGCACGCCACCCGCCCGCACCACAAGGTACCCTGTGTATGCAGTGCCGCGCCAGTGCACAGTGTGCGGGTCGCTAGCGCGCTGGGTGTGccgcgtgcgcgggcgccgcgctggAGGCGGGCGCTGTGCGACAACTGCCGCCGCGTCGCGCACGCCACCCGCCCGCACCACAAGGTACCTCTGTATGCAGTGCCGCGCCAGTGCACAGTGTGCGGGTCGCTAGCGCGCTGGGAGGTGccgcgtgcgcgggcgccgcgctggAGGCGGGCGCGCTGTGCGACAACTGCCGCCGCGTCGCGCACGCCACCCGCCCGCACCACAAGGCACCTCTGTGTATGCAGTGCCGCGCCAGTGCACAGTGTGCGGGTCGCTAGCGCTGGGAGTGTGCCgcgcgcgggcgccgcgctggAGGCGGGCGCGCTGTGCGACAACTGCCGCCGCGTCGCGCACGCCACCCGCCCGCACCACAAGGTACCTCTGTGTATGCAGTGCCGCGCCAGTGCACAGTGTGCGGGTCGCTAGCGCGCTGGAGTGtgcgtgcgcgggcgccgcgctggAGGCGGGCGCGCTGTGCGACAACTGCCGCCGCGTCGCGCACGCCACCCGCCCGCACCACAAGGTACCTCTGTGTATGCAGTGCCGCGCCAGTGCACAGTGTGCGGGTCGCTAGCGCGCTGAGGTGTGCCGCGGGCGCCGCGCTGGAGGCGGGCGCGCTGTGCGACAACTGCCGCCGCGTCGCGCACGCCACCCGCCCGCACCACAAGGTACCTCTGTGTATGCAGTGCCGCGCCAGTGCACAGTGTGCGGGTCGCTAGCGCGCTGGGAGTGTGACAAAAACTGACAACCTTTGGCTCGGATCTTGGCAAGCTCGGGCAAAGCGCGCGAACGTGGCGTTCATCGGGCGAGGCTCGCGCTATGGCCGAAACGCTTGATACGCGCAATGGCCTCGCGAGGCAACATGCTTAGATAGTACGCGGCTAATGACTAACATTAACCTTCCCACTCAAAGACATTTAATGGtaacttaagccattccttagtgacgaatttgtatgacattccgtcactaagaaGTGACTCGTACTGTCTCTATCTATGTCAATTTGTAGTTGATGGGTAATTAATGAATCGTTTATAATTTCCAGGCCACCCCTCTCAATGTATGTGAGGAGTTTGCAAACATTTTGGAGTCTTGTCCAGTACCGCGGGTGTACATGGAGCTGTTTGCAGTTCTGTGCATTGAAACTAGTCACTACGTTGCGTTTGTGAAGGCAGGGGTCGGGCATGACGCACCCTGGTGCTTTTTCGACTCAATGGCCGATAGAAAAGGTGAGGATGGTTTTATTTGGGGAACATTgatatattcttattttatgaaCGTATAATTAACAATTTGCTATGTTACAAGTAAAGTGAAAGATTGCTAAGCTTGCATGAGTTATAGGTTCGTTCATTGGTCGTAGCGTAGCACTTGTAGCCTCTGAACAGTATTAAAGAGTAGTGTTGGTGAGTGCAGGCGAGCGCAACGGCTACAACATCCCGGAGATCGTGTGCACGGCGGAGCTGGGCGCGTGGCTGGGCGAGGAGGGCGCGCGCGCGCCCGCGCTGCCGGCGCACGCCAAGCGCCTGCTCTCCGACGCATACATGTGCTTCTACCGCAGCCCCGACGTCGCCATGTACCGGTAGCCACACACTATGTACTTCCATACACTAATTATGCAATACatactatttatttcacatacTCGTTCGTTTTTTTTACCTCGAAAcgaatgaaaatgtttaaaaccaCCCAACAAACATCGTCGTCGAAATCATCCTCGATATCGTCACCCCATTTCGATAACGACACCAATTTTTCCAATGTCGATGCAAGTTTCCAGTAAAAcactatttatatttgttttaaattttattttaaaacaaaatacttgatTCTTATACTAAGTAAGCCAAAAGATTATCAGAGTAAGCGTAATATTATGAAAAGATAAACGATGCTGATTTCgataaaaaattatgtattttaattgatttctattaaattaacttattttaagtgagaaacttatttaataaaaaaattacctacttgCGTAACTTGTACTGTACGATGTTATTACAAAATGGGGAGCTAAAAAATAgagtattttagttatattgGTTGTTACTTTCCTTACAAACTAGGGGATAGTCTTTGACTAGTAAATCTAGATTCGCATTTgttcatgtacctacctataaacgCACTGTGTCAGATACGCTGGTTTCAGACTCGTTCACATATTCgtcataatattttgtacaactAATAACATATTGATTTCATTCAGATAGCGAACAATTAATATCAGAGATCTTCACGATTATTTGGCCTGTGAGATTCACAATTGCAATCAAATGAACGCTGTGATATGGTTGTCATACCTTCTACATTAAGTTcactttttgatattttactcCATTCCTGAAAACAAAAGAGTAGGTTTAGCCGACAACAATGTACAAAacagtttattatattactcaCATCAAATGTAGGTCTTACCCCGCCTCCGTATTAAAGGTCAAGTGAtgtactgggtgtcccataagtcctttgaaatctaaatttcgaataaaatttaaatggcgcgcgggaatggcatgcggggtgcggggatagcatcaacggtctttgggaattcattcgccatggaaagttttaccctagcggaccgtggtttttgtgtgtttgagttttatcacaacaatgattcaACGTTGACGGAAGACAACATCGACGTAGTGCAAGAGTCAGTTCGTGAAAATCCTACTCAATCCATTCGTAAGCGTTCCAATGCATTAAATACATCCAGATCGACGTTACAGCGCATTTTAAAGAAAGCTAAGAAATTACCATccataaaaaattcagttaaTACAGGAATCAAAAGATACGCCGCGCAATGAacgcgcaatggtggccgaatcattgttttgataaaactcacgcacacaaaaaccacggtccgctacggtaaaactttccatggcgaatgaattcccaaagaccgttgatgctatccccgcaccccgcatgccattcccgcgcgccatttaaattttattcgaaatttggatttcaaaggacttatgggacacccagtataaTAACTGATGATAAATTACATATGATACATACCCAAAATAGAGCAGCATGATAACAAATTACGTGTTGTGGCAATAAGTGTTCGGTAGCGAAATTCCTTGCATTTAGAGTAATCTTCCGGGCCTTTTCATCGTTTTCCTGAGCCCATTTGACGCGGTCAACCAAATCGGACAAGTCGCGTTTTATAGGTATGAAGTGTTCCCAAGCTGAAAGTTGTCCGTAAAAATGCTCATAGTAAGGTGAATCCTGTTTGAGAATCACTCCTCCACCTGCCAGAAGATACGGCATACGATATGCGGCTACTGTTCCATCaacattaatttgatatttaaactaaaaaaatagataggttgttgaaataatttagtaatacaTTGAAGTGCTTATTATATTGGAAAGCACAAAGTAAAAACTCACATCGAAAAATTTGAAGAATGATATATGCGGTTGTTTTGGTCCATATTGAGCTTCTTTATCTCTAAAGAAAAAGAAGTTTGTAAGAGAAACGTTAAACAAATCGGGGTTTGCGCGAGCAATATCCACAAGTTTCAAGCGTTCAGCACGTGAGTCTCGGCCGCGCCAAACAGCTCGCGACTCGCGCGCATCCCACGCCAGTTCAGCGCCGCTTTGAACTGACAATGTATCCAGTGTCACCCTGAAAAATTAAAGAACTCATGTTCAAAGAGATTCtcattttttgtctttttcacagatttgaaaaattatttcttgatataaaagattttacttGTTGGGTCCCATCGTTACCAAATCAGGATCAGATGATAATATAagccctgagaaatcgagggctaCTCTCAGCTAAAATTTATGGGATTTACTGGGTActtgtttgttaaaattaaaaaatactttacctGCCCATATTTTCTAAAGTTGATTCTGTCAAATCATATGTTGGCATCACAATATCATATGTTTCATCACTACCACACCATGAAAACACAGGTAACGGTTTATCACACTTCTGAACTAAGGGCCAATCGCCAAGGTTAATTACCAGTTCCATATCAGGTAAATTTACTTTTCTcattaaagataataaaatattgtctgaAAACATATTAAATCCCACATGTTTTCCATAACACTTGCGGTacagtttattgtttttgacaGCATAGTGACAAAAACTGGTACTTTCTGGTTGGTGATATTTATCAACAATTTTGTTGACTTGGTTTTTCATATCTAAGTTAGAGAAGGGTTTAAGATCTTTCTCAATTTGTTTATATTCATTTAAACAACCATAATCTTTGAACCACTTTTGGAATTCTTTTACTGGACAGTTACATTGATCCGGATGAATGGGCCCTGTGAAAGATAGAGAAGTGAATGACATTTCAAACAACTGAGGACAGAAGCAAACTCTGATGAACCTTGCCCATAACTACATCAGACTACTGTGGTTAATATAGCATGCTATCTCTTGTACTAAAACAGGTACTAGTTGTGggaaaatgaatttaaatcacATTATGGAATACACTAAGTATTGAGCTATATAAGCCTATAAATATAAAGCTGcaagttttaaatatattatggtATTTAATAGAACAAACTATGTTGGTTTTCATATAATATCACATAAGATCTTTTGAAATAAACAGAAAAGCTTTTGGATAAGTCAAAGCTGTGCAGATCGTTGATTATagataattgggaaaaggctagacagatgatgataagatattttaattgaagcAGTCTAAAGTTTTTACTTATTAATTGATATGTTATGTGTTAATGTTGTATGTTAACTTTGAAATCCAATAATTACTTACCATTAAAGTTATACGGTGAGTTTGCCACATGTTTTCCATCAAATAGCACTTGAATGGACAAATCTTTGCATGTTTCATAGACTTTATAGCGCACAATGAATGTACCATCTTTTCTATCCAACTTATTGACCCAAACCCTGCAATGTTTGCTTGCTCCAGATCTTCCATCTATTCCCACAATCAGCTTTTTATTTAACTCATGCGTGTACCTggaaatttataaaatatattctgtcTTCAGATTTCAGACATTCATATTTTCTGTAAagtatgaaaaattaaattgtgaGAACTGTTCAGTTTATTGATCTGTTTTACATACAAGATGTGAATAATTAAAACTTACGTTTTTTCACTAACGTTCGTGAAGTTAATGAAAAAGTATCTTGCCGGCATTACTATGTCTACCGGGCTTAGTCCAGGGCCAGTTACTATAATATCATCGCTGCGACATTgtgttaaaaaacataaaattaataaatagatctTGTCTTTCAAATACATTGTTAGCTCAAACactgtttgatattttcacgaaattattgtcaaaacctagaaaaacaaacaaatgtcaTGTGCAATTTATAAATTGACCACAGAATATATTATAGACTACATGAATGGAATGGTGACTCCATGACATCTCCATGATAGGTTTGTTGTTACATTACATCTATGGTCAGTATAAACCATAGATGCATCTATAggttcccaactatattggggttggcGGTAACTttaatgctactgctccacctgcgtcttaacgcgttaaattttggcattacgcagatgtggccaacgttttaatgtcaatttatactaatggcaatataaatagcattaaacgttaagcgataactcgggtgtcggttttttggacgcatcaaagggttttagtgcgtagcttagagcgctaagtgatgttggctacattaatgccatctcattgcacgcatgcaaggacgagtgtagatactttgtttaagcggtaactgcattttacgagcacgataatggaatggtcaaatgagaaaattttagtttttagaattattttgtgtatctgagtttaaactctttaatgtgtgttaacgcgttacttcatgagggattaactctttgcgtaagtgtagccaacacgcatttttaatgcaataagtaacgcgtagttggccattgacattaacgttaacgctaacgcaggtgtaGCAGGAGCATAAGCGATATAATCACTCACGACGCCCGTGAgccgagcctttcccaactatgtcagggccggctttcagtctatccgggtgcagctgagtaccagtgttttacaaggagcgactgcctatctgacttccccaacttagttacccgggcaaactatagtttttgttatctttatccgaataaaacactggtatacagatgcatccggttagactgaaagccggccccaacatagttgggaaaggctcagCTCACGGGCGTCGCTGAAAGTTCTATTACGGTCATGCGGAACTGATTGCGAACGCACCCAAAAAGTGATGTGTTATGTCAGGTGTCAATGTCATGATTGTCATGCATGTCACTCTACCTGCCAGAGAGAGAGTTAGCCAGCCCCTTAACTCGGTCGCAAAATTTTGCCCGGGCTAAAAACCTGATTTCCCATTATAAatagttatacatatatttctCATGAAATAAGGTTGAATTAATAGATTTACATGAACAAAAACCAAATATGGCTGTTGGGAACCTAAATCTTTTGCGCAATGCTTTGAGCAAATTGAGGTTATAATTTGTATAGTTTTTGTATGTGCTATAAAGATACATCAAAACCAAGCCTCTgactgtaatttttataatgtattttcagAATAGATCATTCCTTCACACGATCATATCAAAAGCCTAGATTTCGTCCTCCGTATTGGTATGAATCCAAAGAAAGGGTGGTAAGTATCATTTTCAGTGaacatttattgtatcaattatgtagttaagtaaatatttattcatccTTCTAATAACTTTTGCTAATTAGTTTACTTACCGGGTATGTACTTTCCGGAAGATATATTTGATGATGAagtttttcaacaatatttattcaaatagtcTTATACCCAGTTTTATATGTATCTAGCTCAAACTCTCACCAGTTGTGATCATTTCAAAACAAAGCTGCCTTTCTATTATTCAGTTTGAAACCAGGATCTcctaatttcaaattaatacaCTTTGCACATCACATGcctgaattaaatggataaataaataaataagtttcgtTTCAATTTAATCTGATGTATGATTGTATACATAATTCCTATCACTAACTggctaagtaaaaaaaaaactaaaaatcaagatatttttttttcaggggTCTGATGAATTCATAACTCAGGAAAACAAGCAATTTATAGAAGAGGTAATGCAAGATAAACTGCAACATCAAACAGCACTGCCTTCACCCCTGGTTAATATTGAGCCAAATCAGACAGCACAGTGGAATCCGAAAACTCGCAGAGTTGGTCTTATAGCTCGTAAAATAGGCAATTATCCTCTTTGGTCCAAAGATGGTAAAAAAATGCAGACTACACTGTTACAGGTAAAAACTTTTGCATCTTcttgtaacaaataaaactgatcCGAAGGTGTACGGACGaacgtacatttattttatatacataatttaatcttgaTGACATCGCATAGCATTGTTCATGCGcgacctacattttatattactttattttatgttaattttgtatgatcAGTGAATTAAAGACACTCGCTAATAAAGGTCGTTTCCTCTTGACAACACCCACCTCTGATTAGCTGACATCATCTCATCGCGAGATTGACATCTTATGTATCGTGGTCACACAACCCGTACATTTTGGTCCTTCGAGACATCGCGAACCGCGTTTTTGACGAACATTGACAAGTGACATCGTGGCTCCTGGCAAATGACATTTAAATCAGGAGAGTGACAGTAAAAGTGCAGTGCCGTGACAGTAAAGTACAGTGCCGTGACATTCATATTGAGTCAACagcagactcttattgactgaCGCAGCTCACATCTGTGAACGGTGATTTCTGACAGCAACTTCAGGCCTGGCACCAGCTGGTGTGAAGAGTGATCGAGCATCTCAGCCATAAGTATCTCCTTCTCATCTGGACAATCTCAAGTAAGATcgttccatttattttttgtacttcgGTATTTGACAAGTTTTTCTTACTCGGTATTTGACAAGTTTTCCTGACAATCGAGATGGAAGCGCAAACTCTTTATACTCGTCAAAAGGATATTATTTCCACAATCCAGActataaaaatcaactttaaaaaagaTGGTGCGGGCAGGAAGTCTCCAGAGTATATAACCTCGAGAGTGAATACCCTACACAATCTTTGGGGTGAATTTGAAATGAATCATCAGAAACTTGTCGAATATGATGATATTACGAGTGAATATTTCGTCAAGAACATCTATGATGACACTAAGCGTACGTATGAAGAAGTACTTCACTTGTTGACTTCGTACCGCGGACAGGAAAACAAAGGTACGCAACCAGATGAAAAGCTCAATGCTTTAATCATTGAACAGAAAACGAATTTTAAGGCGTTCAAGCGGTATATCCAAAACCTTGAGATGGAGCAGTTGAGTAACAAATGGGAAATAGAAGATGAATTACGTAACCTGCAATTGAGATGGAATAACATTGACACTCTGCATTGGAAAATTGACAACATAGTTGAAGGGTCAGATATGTTCTATGAAAAGGAATATACTGAGTACGAAACCAAATTTAAAAGAGTAAACGGGAATTAAGCAACAAGCTGTCGTCCGCTATACATCTGCAACATTCTACCCCACAGTTGGAGGTACCTGTCTTCACGGGAAATTAC belongs to Helicoverpa armigera isolate CAAS_96S chromosome 6, ASM3070526v1, whole genome shotgun sequence and includes:
- the LOC110373128 gene encoding ubiquitin carboxyl-terminal hydrolase CYLD, which translates into the protein MNKETSDISTENDNNNSTRDTQTQQVDLFNLIGGSWPPAPREPERTEYGFSQQSHKHTMQRPSQSERIKSVNLLAHLAPERRRHKTNTNIPSSTVSEDPQPKMVHEPKKIETGILVDICNSEPVPEELYDSPALGSPRVAPPAKPSPVHEPEDIGVGSLVEVATDVDQHYYGVVRWIGVIDDTATAGVELEQSVCGLGDGSRGGTRLFSCAAGRALFVPLPLCRRDARFRDTPPPGRSDPHDADLSDQPDCPIVVGVVPPLSSLGELAGKNRGIQGHHNSCYLDATLFAMFTFTSVFDALLYRPPEPEDSPHYSEVQRVLREEIVNPLRKHGYVRADRVMKLRTLLERLSDVPGLTSEEKDPEEFLNGLVAQLLRAEPFLKLSSGQEAYCYQLFVEKDEHVSLPTVQQLLEQSFTTSGVKLSEVPAAFIIQMPRFGKQYKLYQRVLPSPLLDVTDLIDGLPRQCTVCGSLARWECAACAGAALEAGALCDNCRRVAHATRPHHKATPLNVCEEFANILESCPVPRVYMELFAVLCIETSHYVAFVKAGVGHDAPWCFFDSMADRKGERNGYNIPEIVCTAELGAWLGEEGARAPALPAHAKRLLSDAYMCFYRSPDVAMYR
- the LOC110373132 gene encoding protein O-glucosyltransferase 2; translated protein: MYLKDKIYLLILCFLTQCRSDDIIVTGPGLSPVDIVMPARYFFINFTNVSEKTYTHELNKKLIVGIDGRSGASKHCRVWVNKLDRKDGTFIVRYKVYETCKDLSIQVLFDGKHVANSPYNFNGPIHPDQCNCPVKEFQKWFKDYGCLNEYKQIEKDLKPFSNLDMKNQVNKIVDKYHQPESTSFCHYAVKNNKLYRKCYGKHVGFNMFSDNILLSLMRKVNLPDMELVINLGDWPLVQKCDKPLPVFSWCGSDETYDIVMPTYDLTESTLENMGRVTLDTLSVQSGAELAWDARESRAVWRGRDSRAERLKLVDIARANPDLFNVSLTNFFFFRDKEAQYGPKQPHISFFKFFDFKYQINVDGTVAAYRMPYLLAGGGVILKQDSPYYEHFYGQLSAWEHFIPIKRDLSDLVDRVKWAQENDEKARKITLNARNFATEHLLPQHVICYHAALFWEWSKISKSELNVEGMTTISQRSFDCNCESHRPNNREDL